The genomic interval atgaaaaaattcaaaatgtgAAATAAcacaaagaaagagaaaaagagaggatGAGAAAtgtatttcttatttttctcgATATGAATATAACAATGCACCATAAAAGTTTTTATACGCATAGATTTACATATAAATTCAAATGCCTTTGTGCAATTTCCTTAACACTTGTATGTTTGCTCTTCCTTGCAAAGGGAAATTAAAAATTCTTTTCCTTCTTGCATGTATTTTCTTGTTTGGGGTGAGTTTCTTCTTCAtgcaaaaaaaagaaagagaaggaaaagtgGGACCTGCCTTGTTCTGAAAGAAGAacgcggaaaaaaaaaaaaaaaaagcgtaCGGCCATCACCATTCACCACAGACGACTCTTCATTGCCCATGAAGATCTCAATTCTCACACCACTTCTGGGGCAGAATCAAGCTGAGAACATAGGCGCAAACCAACATGGGTTTTGTGGGTTTTCTCAATTCCGCGGGAAAATGTTTGGGTGTTCTTGGCTGGTATGTGTCACTAATTTCCTATTTCTCTCATCACaaaactttgaaaaatcaacTGAAAATGCATGTTCATTATCTCCAGATCGAAGATggaaattttttctttatttcctcTTTTAATGTTTCATTTTCTCGGAAGGCTTGGAGCTTCTGCTTCACAAAATAATTGATACTTGGGAGTTGAATTTGATTTTCCcctcggtttttttttttttcccctaaagCACGCACCCATTGTCAACATCTTCACTGTTTGTGTTTACTTACAGGCCTCTTGTTGCTCTGGCGTATCCTCTGTGAGTCTCTCTTTTCCCTTCGATCATACTTAATAATGAAGTATTTAGAGCATGCTGTGTTcgtttcttcttctcttttgctcttttactttattttagtTAATGCCCTTTACTAACTAATTACCTCACAGACtgaaattgaaaaataacaaaAACTAGATTGAGAAAATGTTGTTGCTGTGGTTGTCTTTTGTTCTTAATTAACAGCTGTGCTTCGATTTGGGCGATCGAGACTAATTCGAACTCGGACATTCGGAAGTTGGAGATGTATTGGGTTCTCTTTTCTTTGATTACACTCTTTGATCAAACATTTGTGTACCTTCTTCAGTGGTATGGTAACTACAACTCTCTGCAATCTGCATGGTTGCCCGTCAAATGTACAAGAAcagatcatgtgtgtgtgtgtacatatatatatggtttgATTTTCTGTTGGAATGAAAATTCAACTCAGATTAAGCCAAATATTTGTTTAAGACACCGTGGAGTTATGAAAACTAGGTGTTATGAACCAATCTAGTTGATCCTCCGTTTGTGTCATTTTTAAAACACGATTTCTTAATCTGTATATGTCAGGCTTCCTTTCTGGCCTTACTTGAAGCTAATGGTCATCTTCGGGTTGGTGCTACCGAACTTTCATGGGGCTTTCCATGTCTATCAACTCCTTGTTCGTCCAAGCTCTCTCATGAATGTTATGAGTGTTATCAACTGGTTCAATAAGCAGAGGGAATTCCATCCTAAGGAAGAAGACTTCCTTGTTGCAGCAGAGAGATATGTTCAGAAGAATGGAAGTGAAGCTTTGGAGAACCTTATTGCTGTAAAGGTAAAACACTGCATTGAAGATGGGCTTGTTGGCTAAATATCTGCATATCAGAATTGTTTCATTGTTTGCAAATCTGAATCTTTTTACTTAGGAATGTTTCAACGTTCATTTTCTgcgggaatttttttttttttttttttgtatctcgATGCTGTTAGATGTTAAATAACAAAGGGTTAACATAATTTGGTTTGATTGTTTTAATTCCAACTTTGATTCAAAAGTGGGGAAAATCTATAAATGACTGTCTGATGTGAGAATGTTCATTTCATAAGATCCTAAGCTTTTTATTTTAACATTACCATTGTGAATCAAGGATCCGTCATATCCTCACGTGTATTTTGTCTAATACCCTGTCTTGTGTCACTGTTTTTTAATCCCATGATGCTTCACAGCATTATGGTTgttagataataaaaatactttcTTGAGTCCTTATCTAATTGCTTGAGCTTTTAAGTTTGGTGGCTCATTAATATGCTATTGAAATTCCATTGATCCAAAGGTCGAAAAATTTATTACCTTGGGCACCCCATTTTTGTAATTAACAAAAATAAAGCCAAAAATAAATGATAGGCCTGTGCTTTGGAGTTCGGAGAAAATATTAGGTACACCGGGTGTATACACCGAGACCAATATGATTTCACCATATGTCTATATTTTAACTAAATTAGAGAGTTACGGTTATTTTTTGTGCACATGTTAAGCTTATATTAGTCCCGGTATATGTGTACCTAATAATTTCTCTGTGCTTTGCCCGTATTTCAAGTTTTGCCCACGAAAGTTAGAGATGCTATATCAAATAGTTGCCAGCCTTTTATTTACCTTCTTTGTAGGTTAAAAACAGGACAGAACTCGCTGAGACAGACAATAAAAGATGTGCAACTGCAGAGGTCAAAGAATCAGCTGAGCCAATGGCTAGGGCAATAACAGCGTCTAAAGGAAATTTTCTTGAGTCtcaatctttgaaagaatttCCAGTAAATGACGGAAAATTTGCAGCTGTTGAGATGGAGTATTCTGGAGCTGCGGCAGGCAGAAACAATGAGCTTCCCCAAGTGGGAACTTCAGAGAAAGTTCAAAAGGGAGATATAAAAAACACAACTGGGGAAATCAAAGAATCGACAAAAGTAGCCACAGGGACAACGGTTGCAGGTGGAGACAATCAGCTTCCTGGGATCACCACTTCAAAAATGGTTCAGAAAGAGTGGACTTGTCCTATATGTCAGGTAAAAACCCAGTGTGAGAAAACCTTGAATTCCCATCTTCAAGGAAAGAAACACAGGGCCAACTATGAAAAGCTGACAGGAAAAAAACTGGAGTTCAAAGACAAGGGCTCACCTGTTCCATTGACAAAAAAATCTGATCAGAACAAAGAGGAATCAAAGTGTCCACCTGCCAATGAACTGGGACAGAAAAAAACTAAAGAACAAGTGGGAAAGGTGCAGACATCTGGGATTGCATTACATTGCAAAGTCTGCAATATCAACTGCCCGAGTCTGAACCACATGAGCTCTcatcttaaaggaaagaaacacCAGGCCCAGATTCAAGAACTAGTCGGCTCACCTGTTCCATTGGAAAAAAAATCTGTTCAGAGCAAAGAGGTATCAAAGAAGTATATACCTACCAGTGAACTGGGACAGAAAAATACTAAGGAACAAGTGGAAAAGGTGCAGACATCTGGAATCAGTGAGCAGGGTGAGCATAACTCGAAGAAAAGTGGTGTTGATATGAAAGAGCCTGCTTTACATTGCAATGTCTGCAATATCGACTGCCTGAGTCCAAACAACATGAACTCTcatcttaaaggaaagaaacacCAGGCCCGGATTCAAGAACTAGTCCAATAGGGGGTGTCATGCTGTTCAGTTATTGCCATGGCATTCTAACATTTTATGCAAATCTTTGGTAGGTTTTAAGGCAATTGCCCTGGTTGTGTAATTGGTAATATTGCAGATTTCAGATgctgaaacaacaaaatgaaatgTTGGGTAGCTAAATGATAGACCATGATGATTAGTGTTCATTTACAAGATCAAACTGTATTTTGTCACATATTCATTCTAAAGCTTCTTCTGCTCATCTTTGGAAAGAAGACAATGTCTCCTCCACttcttttcctttccaacttccaTGTCCATCATTTTCAAATGGGCTCATTTTTTCCTTGACAGTTTTCATCTTTGGTGGGTTCATTTTTAGCCATTAAGCCCAAATTAATACTCAATTATCCTAAGTTCAAAATGATCAACGTCATAAAATTAGCCGCACGCATACAAGAGGTGAATAAAGTTCGACTCTCCGGAGGTTTGGTTTATGGAATTTGGTCTGAAATGGAATCAACTTTTTGAAATATGGAATTTGGTCTGAAATGGAatcaattttttgaaataaaattgcATTCTTGcatttgatttgagaaattaaATCCGGAAT from Malania oleifera isolate guangnan ecotype guangnan chromosome 9, ASM2987363v1, whole genome shotgun sequence carries:
- the LOC131164103 gene encoding uncharacterized protein LOC131164103 isoform X2: MVIFGLVLPNFHGAFHVYQLLVRPSSLMNVMSVINWFNKQREFHPKEEDFLVAAERYVQKNGSEALENLIAVKVKNRTELAETDNKRCATAEVKESAEPMARAITASKGNFLESQSLKEFPVNDGKFAAVEMEYSGAAAGRNNELPQVGTSEKVQKGDIKNTTGEIKESTKVATGTTVAGGDNQLPGITTSKMVQKEWTCPICQVKTQCEKTLNSHLQGKKHRANYEKLTGKKLEFKDKGSPVPLTKKSDQNKEESKCPPANELGQKKTKEQVGKVQTSGIALHCKVCNINCPSLNHMSSHLKGKKHQAQIQELVGSPVPLEKKSVQSKEVSKKYIPTSELGQKNTKEQVEKVQTSGISEQGEHNSKKSGVDMKEPALHCNVCNIDCLSPNNMNSHLKGKKHQARIQELVQ
- the LOC131164103 gene encoding uncharacterized protein LOC131164103 isoform X1, giving the protein MGFVGFLNSAGKCLGVLGWPLVALAYPLCASIWAIETNSNSDIRKLEMYWVLFSLITLFDQTFVYLLQWLPFWPYLKLMVIFGLVLPNFHGAFHVYQLLVRPSSLMNVMSVINWFNKQREFHPKEEDFLVAAERYVQKNGSEALENLIAVKVKNRTELAETDNKRCATAEVKESAEPMARAITASKGNFLESQSLKEFPVNDGKFAAVEMEYSGAAAGRNNELPQVGTSEKVQKGDIKNTTGEIKESTKVATGTTVAGGDNQLPGITTSKMVQKEWTCPICQVKTQCEKTLNSHLQGKKHRANYEKLTGKKLEFKDKGSPVPLTKKSDQNKEESKCPPANELGQKKTKEQVGKVQTSGIALHCKVCNINCPSLNHMSSHLKGKKHQAQIQELVGSPVPLEKKSVQSKEVSKKYIPTSELGQKNTKEQVEKVQTSGISEQGEHNSKKSGVDMKEPALHCNVCNIDCLSPNNMNSHLKGKKHQARIQELVQ